A single window of bacterium DNA harbors:
- a CDS encoding FumA C-terminus/TtdB family hydratase beta subunit, which translates to MSAAPAVPPREAGDATPRALATPLARAEIERLHAGDEVLLSGVIYTARDAAHERLTRLLAAGDPLPVDLGGEIIYYCGPTPARPGRPIGSAGPTTASRMDPYTPALLEHGVCGMIGKGRRSAAVKDAIRRFGAVYFAAVEGTAALLGRCVRSAEVVAFPDLGAEAVYRLVVERFPVVVANDCHGGDVYEDGRAMFRR; encoded by the coding sequence GTGAGCGCCGCGCCGGCAGTCCCGCCCCGCGAAGCCGGGGATGCGACTCCCAGGGCACTCGCGACGCCGCTTGCACGCGCCGAGATCGAGCGTCTTCACGCCGGCGACGAGGTGCTGCTGTCGGGCGTCATCTACACCGCGCGCGACGCGGCCCACGAGCGTCTGACCCGCCTGCTCGCCGCGGGCGATCCCCTGCCGGTCGACCTCGGCGGCGAGATCATCTACTACTGCGGCCCCACCCCGGCCCGTCCGGGGCGGCCGATCGGCTCCGCCGGACCGACGACGGCCTCCCGCATGGATCCTTATACGCCGGCGCTGCTCGAGCACGGTGTGTGCGGGATGATTGGAAAAGGCCGCCGCTCGGCCGCGGTCAAGGACGCGATCCGGCGTTTCGGCGCGGTGTACTTCGCGGCGGTGGAAGGAACCGCCGCCCTGCTGGGGCGCTGTGTGCGCAGCGCGGAAGTCGTCGCCTTTCCCGACCTCGGCGCGGAAGCCGTCTACCGGCTGGTGGTGGAGCGGTTCCCGGTCGTCGTCGCGAACGACTGCCACGGCGGCGACGTATACGAGGACGGCCGGGCGATGTTTCGGCGATAG
- a CDS encoding tetratricopeptide repeat protein: MPQLTFGQLLKQARTARGLSQSEVAAPVLTKAFISLLERDGARPSLGTLRHLAERLDRPLVYFLDGLDPRTLERALRELDERGQLALRQHRCTAAQAVFEELRDLAARTGVSSAAAGATLGAGEALLELHRLPEAEPLLRDALEEARRRGDRLMECRALRGLGLVAHRAGRLHDAVTIYRTALALIPALPKPAPALHGELLLYLSTMQFRLGQYDESHASAMESLALLQASAPARTAEVRMNLGVVHYRTGDYPKALDEYHQALRTAEQYEDLQTTFRVRNNLAMVLIESGQPDGALEHLTLAVTMARRLSDVLGECRALTELARCYLALGTLPEAREAAEQAVGRSHACGLADEVARASIVLGVVSVAERRIQKGLRYLTNAYQHCTQAGMTTEVITAGHALAHVLARWGKSADAYRVHNEVFAALGRLSSQDAYGVMRITKTLDGALDRAPSASAVRVG; encoded by the coding sequence ATGCCTCAGTTGACCTTCGGGCAACTGCTGAAACAAGCCCGCACTGCGCGCGGCCTCAGCCAATCCGAGGTCGCGGCTCCGGTTCTCACCAAAGCGTTTATCAGCCTTCTCGAACGTGACGGCGCTCGGCCGTCGCTCGGCACCCTCCGGCACCTCGCGGAACGGCTCGATCGGCCGCTCGTGTACTTCCTCGACGGACTCGATCCGCGCACGCTCGAGCGCGCGCTCCGCGAACTCGACGAGCGCGGCCAGTTGGCGCTCCGCCAGCACCGCTGCACCGCCGCGCAGGCGGTCTTTGAAGAGCTGCGCGACCTCGCCGCGAGGACGGGGGTGTCTTCCGCGGCCGCCGGCGCGACGCTCGGAGCCGGCGAGGCGCTGCTGGAGCTCCACCGCCTGCCGGAGGCCGAGCCGCTGCTGCGGGACGCGCTCGAGGAGGCGCGCCGGCGCGGAGACCGGCTGATGGAATGCCGGGCGCTCCGCGGCCTTGGGCTCGTCGCGCATCGAGCCGGCCGGCTGCACGACGCCGTCACGATCTATCGAACGGCCCTGGCGCTGATCCCGGCGCTGCCGAAGCCCGCGCCGGCGCTCCATGGAGAGCTGCTTCTGTACCTCAGCACGATGCAGTTCCGCCTCGGTCAATACGACGAATCCCACGCCAGCGCGATGGAATCCCTCGCGCTGCTGCAGGCATCGGCGCCGGCCCGCACCGCCGAAGTGCGGATGAACCTCGGCGTGGTCCATTACCGGACCGGCGATTATCCCAAGGCGCTCGACGAGTATCATCAGGCCTTGCGGACGGCGGAGCAGTACGAAGACCTGCAGACCACGTTCCGCGTGCGCAACAACCTGGCGATGGTGCTGATCGAGTCGGGCCAGCCGGACGGCGCGTTGGAGCATCTGACGCTCGCGGTGACGATGGCGCGGCGGCTGTCGGACGTGCTCGGCGAATGCCGCGCGCTCACGGAGCTGGCGCGGTGCTATCTGGCGCTCGGCACGCTCCCCGAGGCGCGGGAGGCGGCGGAACAGGCGGTGGGCCGCAGCCACGCCTGCGGGCTCGCGGACGAAGTCGCGCGTGCGAGCATCGTGCTCGGCGTGGTGTCCGTCGCCGAGCGGCGGATTCAGAAGGGGCTGCGGTATCTCACGAACGCGTATCAGCACTGCACGCAGGCCGGCATGACGACCGAGGTCATCACGGCGGGCCACGCGCTCGCGCACGTGTTGGCGCGCTGGGGCAAGTCCGCCGACGCGTACCGGGTGCACAACGAGGTGTTTGCCGCGCTCGGCCGCCTGTCGTCGCAGGACGCCTACGGCGTCATGCGGATAACGAAAACGCTCGACGGCGCGCTCGATCGCGCGCCGTCGGCATCGGCTGTTCGCGTCGGCTAG
- a CDS encoding fumarate hydratase, which yields MRTVPAGAITAALRDLCITVNHRMGADMLAALERARAAEESEIGRAVLARLLENARVAREEWFPICQDTGTVVVFLDLGQDVHVDGGDLDKAIDEGVRRGYREGYLRASMVRGPLTRQNTGDNTPAIVYTRIVPGDRITLSVLAKGAGCDNMSRLAMLTPAEGREGVVEFVTRTIAEAGPNPSPPLIVGVGLGGTFEQAALLAKRALLRRVGDPSPEPDAAALEAELLRRINDLGIGPGGFGGRITALAVHVEQHPTHIASLPVAVNLDCHSHRAGQAVL from the coding sequence GTGCGAACCGTGCCGGCCGGCGCGATCACCGCGGCGCTGCGCGATCTCTGCATCACCGTGAACCACCGGATGGGCGCCGACATGCTCGCGGCCCTCGAGCGCGCCCGGGCCGCCGAGGAATCCGAGATCGGCCGCGCGGTGCTCGCGCGTCTGCTCGAGAACGCGCGGGTGGCGCGCGAGGAATGGTTCCCGATCTGTCAGGACACCGGCACCGTGGTCGTGTTCCTGGACCTCGGGCAGGACGTCCACGTGGACGGCGGAGACTTGGACAAGGCGATCGACGAAGGCGTCCGCCGCGGGTACCGCGAGGGCTATCTCCGCGCCTCGATGGTGCGCGGGCCGCTCACCCGGCAGAACACCGGCGACAACACGCCGGCGATCGTGTACACGCGCATCGTGCCGGGCGACCGGATCACATTGTCGGTCCTCGCAAAGGGCGCGGGATGCGACAATATGAGCCGGCTCGCGATGCTCACGCCCGCGGAGGGGCGCGAGGGCGTCGTCGAGTTTGTCACGCGCACGATCGCCGAGGCCGGGCCCAATCCGAGCCCGCCGCTCATCGTCGGCGTCGGATTGGGCGGCACGTTCGAGCAGGCGGCGCTCCTCGCGAAGCGGGCGCTGCTGCGGCGCGTCGGCGACCCGTCGCCCGAGCCGGACGCCGCCGCGCTGGAAGCCGAACTGCTCCGGCGCATCAACGACCTCGGGATCGGCCCCGGCGGGTTCGGGGGCCGCATCACGGCCCTCGCCGTGCACGTGGAGCAGCATCCCACCCACATTGCGAGCCTGCCCGTCGCCGTAAACCTCGACTGCCATTCTCACCGGGCCGGACAGGCGGTCTTGTGA
- a CDS encoding DUF305 domain-containing protein — protein MRSARVVAFVMLAMLVPAAASFATAGASADPVVAQVSILHGHAFDVAYLRDVIPVDDESVEMAMTATLYADHPDLLHWNQDFTEREHAQIQKMVALLGNLGAQPGQRNEGVATAPVKKLRSLRGAALERTYITMMTQHLDRSVALSRLAAQRADRPELRAFAANAAAADARDAATLRSWLTAWYH, from the coding sequence ATGCGCAGCGCACGCGTAGTAGCTTTCGTCATGCTGGCGATGCTGGTGCCCGCGGCGGCGTCGTTCGCGACCGCCGGCGCGTCGGCCGATCCCGTGGTCGCCCAAGTCTCCATCCTGCACGGCCACGCCTTCGACGTGGCCTATCTCCGGGACGTCATTCCGGTGGACGACGAGTCCGTGGAAATGGCGATGACCGCCACGCTGTACGCCGACCATCCGGACCTACTCCATTGGAACCAGGACTTCACCGAACGGGAACACGCACAGATTCAGAAAATGGTCGCACTGCTCGGGAACCTCGGCGCGCAGCCGGGGCAGCGGAACGAAGGCGTGGCCACCGCGCCGGTGAAGAAGCTGCGGTCGCTGCGCGGGGCCGCGCTCGAGCGAACGTATATCACGATGATGACCCAACACCTCGACCGGAGCGTCGCGCTGTCGAGGCTCGCGGCGCAGAGAGCCGACCGTCCGGAACTGCGCGCGTTCGCGGCGAACGCCGCGGCGGCAGACGCCAGGGACGCGGCCACGCTGCGGAGCTGGCTGACGGCCTGGTACCACTAG
- the thyX gene encoding FAD-dependent thymidylate synthase has product MFDAGSDNRAIPEQIPRTRVPALDAILGRPFKVLDDGFVRVLDYMGDDTAVVQAARISYGAGTKQIHQDRGLIRYLMRHRHSTPYEMCDIKFHVRVPMDTWRQWIRHRTSSTNEYSTRYSVAIDATQQTPPDRWRAQSALNRQGSSGTLPVEIGEKLSAAERALQDEARRVYEERLAAGVAREQARKDLPLSTYTEAYWKINLHNLLHFLDLRMDDHAQEEIRTYARVIGEEIVAAWVPIVWEAFLDYRRRALHLSGIEAELIRLLNMNDRAGAIAAAERHGLLARRKDGSLARNRERAELEAKLAALGLTAPWA; this is encoded by the coding sequence ATGTTTGATGCCGGGTCCGACAATCGGGCCATCCCGGAGCAAATCCCACGCACGCGGGTGCCGGCGCTCGACGCGATCCTCGGCCGGCCATTCAAAGTTCTCGATGACGGCTTCGTCCGCGTGCTCGACTACATGGGCGACGATACCGCGGTTGTGCAGGCCGCGCGCATCTCCTACGGCGCCGGGACTAAGCAGATCCATCAGGACCGCGGTCTGATCCGTTATTTGATGCGTCACAGACACTCGACCCCTTACGAAATGTGTGACATCAAGTTCCACGTACGCGTGCCGATGGATACATGGCGGCAGTGGATCCGACATAGAACTAGCTCGACGAACGAGTACAGCACTCGCTATTCCGTCGCCATCGACGCGACGCAGCAGACGCCGCCCGACCGGTGGCGCGCGCAGTCGGCGCTCAACCGCCAGGGCAGCAGCGGCACGCTGCCGGTCGAGATCGGGGAGAAGCTGTCCGCCGCTGAGCGCGCGCTCCAGGACGAGGCCCGGCGCGTCTACGAGGAACGGCTCGCCGCCGGCGTCGCGCGCGAACAGGCCCGCAAAGACCTGCCGCTGTCCACGTACACCGAGGCGTACTGGAAGATCAACCTGCACAACCTGCTCCACTTCCTCGATCTGCGCATGGACGATCACGCGCAGGAGGAGATCCGGACCTACGCCCGCGTGATCGGCGAGGAGATCGTCGCCGCGTGGGTGCCGATCGTGTGGGAGGCCTTTCTCGACTACCGGCGCCGGGCGCTGCACCTCTCCGGCATCGAAGCCGAGTTGATCCGCCTGCTCAACATGAACGACCGCGCCGGCGCGATCGCCGCCGCGGAACGGCACGGCCTGCTCGCGCGGCGCAAGGACGGGAGTCTCGCGCGCAATCGCGAACGCGCGGAGCTCGAAGCAAAGCTCGCCGCGCTCGGTCTCACGGCGCCCTGGGCCTGA
- a CDS encoding DUF6544 family protein, whose translation MSNARARFLSEVARAGLPSHPGPAAVVTDAELARLPEPAQRYLRFMGAVGRPRDWSFRLEFAGRFRLKPGQAWMACRTWQYNSRPAIARIFQIRIRMAGVIPVVGRDTYVDGRGRMQVRLLDVLTVVDGRGPEYDLGELVTYLNDGVLIAPSMLLVPAVTWQSVDADCFDIALTDHGRTVTARVTVDNKGAATDFSTTDRFCVDPDDPKRSTRTRWTTPVTGWQTVDRRQVPVQGRATWHLPKEDFTYADFRLIPEAVAFNVEPGK comes from the coding sequence ATGAGTAACGCGCGCGCGCGATTTCTGAGCGAAGTTGCGCGCGCGGGCCTGCCGTCACATCCCGGGCCGGCCGCCGTGGTCACGGACGCAGAACTGGCCCGCCTACCCGAACCGGCCCAGCGCTACCTGCGATTCATGGGAGCCGTCGGCCGGCCGCGAGACTGGTCCTTTCGTCTCGAGTTTGCCGGGCGATTTCGGTTGAAGCCGGGTCAAGCCTGGATGGCGTGCCGGACGTGGCAGTATAACAGCAGACCCGCGATCGCGCGGATCTTCCAGATCCGCATCCGTATGGCCGGCGTGATTCCCGTCGTGGGACGGGACACGTACGTGGACGGCCGCGGCCGCATGCAGGTGCGGTTGCTCGACGTGCTCACGGTCGTCGACGGCCGCGGCCCCGAGTATGATCTCGGAGAGCTGGTCACCTATCTGAACGATGGCGTTCTAATCGCACCATCGATGCTGCTCGTTCCCGCGGTGACCTGGCAGTCTGTCGATGCCGATTGCTTCGATATCGCGCTGACTGATCACGGCCGGACTGTGACCGCGCGGGTGACCGTGGACAACAAGGGCGCCGCGACCGACTTCAGCACCACCGATCGCTTCTGCGTCGACCCGGACGACCCGAAGCGGTCGACGCGGACGCGGTGGACGACGCCCGTCACGGGATGGCAGACCGTCGACCGCCGGCAGGTCCCGGTGCAGGGTCGGGCCACGTGGCACCTGCCCAAGGAAGATTTCACGTACGCCGACTTCCGCCTCATCCCCGAAGCCGTCGCGTTTAACGTGGAGCCCGGCAAGTAG
- a CDS encoding ferredoxin family protein, producing MTYTITEPCINVKDRSCVEVCPVDCIHPKTDEDQGEVMLYIHPDECIDCGACESVCPVTAIFAEADVPDQWKNFNEINADYFKMSKEEFAAKHGRNP from the coding sequence ATGACCTACACGATCACCGAGCCCTGCATCAACGTCAAAGACCGTTCGTGCGTGGAAGTCTGCCCGGTGGACTGCATCCACCCCAAGACGGACGAGGATCAGGGCGAAGTGATGCTCTACATCCACCCGGACGAGTGCATCGACTGCGGGGCGTGCGAGTCGGTGTGTCCGGTGACGGCGATCTTCGCCGAAGCGGACGTACCCGACCAGTGGAAGAACTTCAACGAGATCAACGCCGACTATTTCAAGATGAGCAAGGAAGAGTTCGCGGCCAAGCACGGCCGCAACCCCTAA
- a CDS encoding GntG family PLP-dependent aldolase, with the protein MGTFIDLSSDTATRPSEGMREFMLRAPVGDEQKLEDPSVNALQERVAALLGKEQAWYLPSATMANEIAVKVHTKPGDEVVIDRTAHIVNAEAGGPALLSGVMIYTVTGERGVFAGRDVEEAIRKDDPHCQRTRLVSVEQTSNGGGGTVWPVARLREVAEAARRHNLRTHMDGARLMNAVAASGVPAAEQTKGYDSVTFCLTKGLGCPVGALVAGDREFAKEARRYKHLFGGAMRQAGIIAAAGLYALDHNVDRLAEDHANAKILARGLAEIPGIRIDVEHTETNLVFFDVTGLGMTAPEVAKRLADAGVRMGATSKTRIRAVTHLDVSRADVERAVAIAQATLGKVKAGAPGG; encoded by the coding sequence TTGGGCACGTTCATCGACCTTTCAAGCGACACCGCGACCAGACCGTCCGAAGGGATGCGCGAGTTCATGCTGCGCGCCCCCGTGGGCGACGAGCAGAAACTCGAAGACCCATCGGTCAACGCGCTTCAGGAGCGCGTCGCGGCGCTCCTCGGCAAGGAGCAGGCCTGGTATCTCCCGTCGGCGACGATGGCGAACGAGATCGCGGTCAAGGTCCACACCAAGCCCGGCGACGAGGTGGTCATCGACCGGACCGCGCACATCGTGAACGCCGAAGCCGGCGGTCCGGCGCTGCTTTCCGGCGTCATGATCTATACGGTCACCGGCGAGCGCGGCGTGTTTGCCGGCCGCGACGTCGAGGAGGCGATCCGCAAGGACGACCCGCACTGCCAGCGCACCCGGCTCGTTTCGGTCGAGCAAACCTCCAACGGCGGCGGCGGCACGGTGTGGCCGGTCGCACGGCTCCGCGAGGTCGCCGAGGCGGCGCGGCGGCACAACCTCCGCACGCACATGGACGGGGCCCGGCTCATGAACGCGGTCGCGGCGTCCGGCGTGCCGGCCGCCGAGCAGACGAAAGGGTACGATTCGGTGACGTTCTGCCTCACGAAGGGCCTCGGCTGTCCCGTCGGCGCGCTCGTGGCGGGCGACCGCGAGTTCGCCAAGGAGGCGAGGCGCTACAAGCATCTCTTCGGCGGCGCGATGCGGCAGGCCGGGATCATCGCCGCGGCCGGGCTGTACGCCCTCGACCACAACGTCGACCGGCTTGCCGAGGACCACGCCAACGCCAAGATCCTGGCGCGCGGGCTCGCGGAGATCCCGGGCATCCGCATCGACGTCGAGCATACCGAGACCAACCTCGTGTTTTTCGACGTCACGGGCCTCGGGATGACGGCGCCCGAGGTGGCGAAGCGCCTCGCCGACGCCGGCGTGCGGATGGGCGCGACCTCGAAGACGCGGATCCGCGCGGTCACGCATCTCGACGTCTCGCGCGCGGACGTGGAGCGCGCGGTTGCGATCGCGCAGGCGACGCTCGGCAAGGTGAAGGCGGGAGCGCCCGGCGGCTAA
- a CDS encoding DEAD/DEAH box helicase: MRGIAEILRDLGEPPAAPFAPAPFQQAALDALGRGDVLVSAPTGSGKTWIAEQEIARLLDPSGTGTPRVWYTTPLKALSNQKFRRFQAMYGEDRVGLLTGERRLNARAPVLVATTEILRNALYGDDRGLSDVVVLDEAHYLADPERGTAWEEILLLAAPATRLLLLSATIPNAAQLADWMATVRGRRPEVITLETRPVPLEYLLADGDGRLHPPDPARIRTRRRHPQWLATVTDGLVRNRLTPAILFFPSRRECDESARRLGTHVTPGEPERARRIEQWVRRVPQLAGHPLLPGLRRSGVAAHHAGHLTGWRMCVEELLEAGLVRFVCATTTLAAGLDVPARTVVLSTLHRHGPAGPESLTATEFHQMTGRAGRRGRDTLGITVIVAPIPDDAEEGLVLSDAAPEPIRSAFAASDAQVLNLLSRSSLPKAEGIVRRSFAAYARAPEVDAIRRHLAAFPQDPLTERPCGDRLATRHRFEDLLRRLRRARHGPDATAELTRLGEELVTMPCTGCRVTERCLASLPDLRAVEHERQALERELAALKDREVEPFRRRAGVLRAHGYLDAEYRPTAWGRVAARIRHPRMIVLAEALRAGALPDDPAALAAVGGALGTERPAPVRTRIGRVDSGFHRRGDRYRRPPAFHADRRPSGVQVPPASRGALMTLRRIVARFNEDFKEANLPLDPLEAEFAGEGHEPPAAVWRAAVVAAWASGRAWAEVTRTFEIAEGDLQRLAWQAAEILMQIEDVPDSPLAAAARVGREAILRTPVE; encoded by the coding sequence GTGAGGGGAATCGCGGAGATTCTCCGCGACCTGGGCGAGCCGCCGGCCGCGCCCTTTGCACCGGCGCCCTTCCAACAAGCCGCGCTCGACGCGTTGGGGCGCGGCGACGTCCTCGTGTCCGCGCCGACCGGCAGCGGCAAGACCTGGATCGCGGAACAGGAAATCGCCCGGCTGCTCGACCCGTCCGGGACCGGGACGCCGCGGGTTTGGTACACGACGCCGCTCAAGGCGCTGTCCAACCAAAAATTTCGCCGGTTCCAGGCAATGTACGGCGAGGACCGCGTCGGGCTCCTCACCGGCGAGCGCCGGCTGAACGCGCGCGCGCCCGTCCTCGTCGCCACGACGGAGATCTTGAGGAACGCGCTCTACGGGGACGACCGCGGCCTCTCCGACGTCGTCGTACTCGACGAGGCGCACTATCTCGCCGATCCCGAGCGCGGCACCGCGTGGGAGGAGATCCTGCTGCTGGCCGCGCCCGCGACGCGCCTCTTGCTGCTTTCGGCGACTATTCCGAACGCCGCGCAGCTGGCCGACTGGATGGCCACGGTCCGCGGGCGGCGGCCCGAGGTCATCACGCTGGAGACGCGCCCGGTGCCGCTCGAATATCTGCTCGCCGACGGCGACGGGCGGCTTCATCCACCCGATCCGGCCCGGATCCGCACTCGCCGGCGGCACCCGCAGTGGCTTGCGACCGTCACCGACGGACTGGTCCGGAACCGGCTCACACCGGCGATCCTTTTCTTTCCCAGCCGCCGCGAATGCGACGAATCGGCGCGCCGGCTCGGCACGCACGTCACGCCCGGCGAGCCCGAGCGCGCCCGGCGTATCGAGCAGTGGGTCCGGCGCGTGCCGCAACTGGCGGGCCACCCGCTCCTTCCAGGCCTGCGGCGAAGCGGGGTCGCCGCCCACCACGCCGGACACCTCACCGGGTGGCGAATGTGCGTGGAAGAGCTCCTCGAAGCGGGGCTTGTGCGCTTCGTCTGCGCGACCACCACCCTCGCGGCCGGTCTCGACGTTCCCGCCCGCACCGTCGTGCTCTCCACCCTCCACCGCCACGGGCCGGCCGGGCCGGAATCGCTCACCGCGACGGAGTTTCATCAGATGACGGGCCGCGCGGGCCGGCGCGGCCGTGACACGCTCGGGATCACGGTCATCGTCGCCCCGATCCCCGACGACGCGGAGGAAGGTCTTGTACTTTCGGACGCCGCGCCCGAGCCGATCCGCTCGGCGTTTGCGGCGAGCGACGCGCAGGTCCTCAACCTGCTCTCGCGGTCCAGCCTGCCGAAGGCCGAGGGCATTGTGCGCCGGTCGTTCGCCGCGTACGCGCGCGCCCCGGAAGTGGACGCGATCCGGCGGCACCTCGCCGCCTTTCCCCAAGACCCGCTGACGGAACGGCCGTGCGGCGATCGACTCGCGACGCGGCACCGGTTCGAGGATCTGCTGCGGCGCCTTCGGCGCGCGCGGCACGGTCCCGACGCGACGGCCGAGCTCACCCGGCTAGGCGAGGAGCTCGTCACCATGCCGTGCACGGGCTGCCGCGTGACGGAACGCTGCCTTGCGAGTCTGCCCGACCTGCGCGCCGTCGAGCACGAGCGGCAGGCGCTCGAACGGGAACTCGCGGCGCTGAAGGATCGGGAAGTCGAGCCGTTTCGGCGGCGCGCCGGCGTTCTGCGGGCGCACGGATATCTCGACGCGGAATACCGGCCCACGGCCTGGGGCCGCGTCGCGGCGCGCATCCGCCACCCTCGCATGATCGTGCTCGCGGAAGCGCTGCGCGCCGGGGCCCTTCCCGACGATCCGGCGGCACTCGCCGCGGTCGGCGGCGCGCTCGGCACGGAGCGTCCGGCACCCGTCCGAACGCGTATCGGCCGGGTCGATTCGGGGTTCCATCGCCGCGGTGATCGCTACCGCCGTCCTCCCGCCTTCCATGCGGATCGTCGCCCGTCGGGGGTTCAGGTTCCCCCGGCCTCGCGGGGCGCGCTCATGACGCTGCGCCGGATCGTCGCGCGGTTCAACGAAGACTTCAAGGAAGCGAACCTGCCCCTCGATCCGCTCGAGGCCGAATTCGCCGGAGAGGGCCACGAGCCGCCGGCCGCCGTTTGGCGCGCCGCGGTTGTCGCCGCGTGGGCGTCCGGGCGCGCCTGGGCAGAGGTGACGCGCACGTTTGAGATTGCCGAAGGCGACCTGCAGCGGCTCGCGTGGCAGGCCGCCGAGATCCTGATGCAGATCGAAGACGTGCCGGACTCGCCGCTGGCCGCGGCCGCGCGGGTCGGGCGAGAGGCCATCTTGCGCACACCGGTTGAGTAG
- a CDS encoding CoA pyrophosphatase has translation MVIPNPDSGARPERPAKPGVDALLSDPESLYRHIRTVLDRPRQISPLGAGLRRAAVLLPLVVTQAGPALVLTQRTDQVEHHKGQISFPGGALDNGEEPLAGALRETHEEIGVPPSDVRVLGGLDDEEAAISGFMVSPFVAALPYPARLRVSEDEVHAVIVVTLRTLLDPRNVRAELYRRPRGDSVVMYYYQAGSSVIWGATGRIVARFLEAVFDVPLVQAGSAR, from the coding sequence ATGGTGATTCCGAACCCCGATTCCGGCGCGCGGCCGGAACGCCCCGCGAAGCCGGGAGTGGATGCGCTGTTGTCCGATCCCGAATCCCTGTACCGGCACATCCGCACCGTGCTCGACCGTCCCCGCCAGATCTCGCCGCTCGGCGCGGGCCTGCGGCGCGCCGCGGTGCTGCTGCCGCTCGTCGTGACACAAGCCGGGCCGGCGCTCGTCCTGACCCAGCGCACCGATCAGGTCGAACATCACAAAGGGCAGATCTCGTTTCCAGGGGGCGCGCTCGACAACGGCGAGGAGCCGCTCGCGGGCGCGCTCCGCGAAACGCATGAGGAGATCGGCGTCCCTCCGTCCGACGTGCGGGTGCTCGGCGGGCTCGACGACGAGGAGGCGGCCATTTCCGGGTTCATGGTGTCGCCGTTCGTGGCGGCGCTGCCGTATCCGGCGCGCCTGCGCGTCAGCGAGGACGAGGTGCACGCCGTGATCGTCGTGACGTTGCGCACGCTCCTCGATCCGCGCAACGTGCGGGCGGAGTTGTATCGCCGGCCGCGCGGCGACAGCGTCGTGATGTACTATTATCAGGCAGGGTCCAGCGTGATCTGGGGCGCCACGGGGCGGATTGTGGCGCGGTTTCTTGAAGCGGTCTTCGACGTGCCGCTGGTCCAGGCGGGCAGCGCCCGGTAG
- a CDS encoding CoA transferase, which produces MPPNAGPLTGLTVLDLSTIVSGGTVTSMLADFGADVVKVEHPRGGDPLRTWGPFVAGQSVWWKIMARNKKSVTLDLSRPRGGQLLLDLVKHADVLVENFRPGTLERWNLGPDRLHAANPNLIVLRVSGFGQTGPYRHRPGFGTVAEAMSGVVAISGFPDSPPLAPPMPLADEVAGLMGAFAILAALRARDDRGAGQVIDVSLYEPLFRLLIPHVTQYTALGIVARRTGNHFPDAAPRNLYRTADGGWIAISATSQRVFERLAAAIGRPGLVDDPRFRDNPARVRHHEALDAILAEWFGAHPEAEALAQLEYAGAVAGPVYDVPRIVDDPHYAAREDIATVHDPDAGELRMPGVVPKFSDTPGAVRHTGPALGAHNGEVYGGRLGLDAAEIERLRADGVV; this is translated from the coding sequence ATGCCTCCGAACGCCGGGCCGCTCACCGGCCTCACCGTCCTCGATCTGTCGACGATCGTTTCCGGCGGCACCGTGACATCGATGCTGGCCGACTTCGGCGCCGACGTCGTCAAGGTGGAGCACCCGCGGGGCGGCGATCCGCTGCGCACGTGGGGGCCGTTCGTCGCGGGCCAGTCCGTCTGGTGGAAGATCATGGCCCGCAACAAGAAATCGGTGACACTCGACCTGAGCCGGCCCCGCGGCGGGCAGCTGCTGCTCGATCTCGTGAAACACGCCGATGTGCTGGTCGAGAATTTCCGCCCGGGCACGCTCGAGCGGTGGAACCTCGGGCCGGACCGTCTTCACGCCGCGAATCCGAACCTGATCGTGCTGCGTGTCTCCGGGTTCGGGCAGACCGGCCCCTACCGCCACCGGCCGGGCTTCGGCACCGTGGCCGAGGCCATGAGCGGGGTCGTCGCCATCAGCGGATTCCCCGATTCGCCGCCGCTCGCGCCGCCGATGCCGCTGGCCGACGAAGTGGCCGGCCTGATGGGGGCCTTCGCGATCCTCGCCGCGCTGCGCGCGCGGGACGATCGCGGCGCCGGCCAAGTCATCGACGTCAGCCTCTACGAACCCCTCTTCCGTCTGCTCATTCCGCACGTCACACAGTACACCGCGCTCGGGATCGTGGCCCGGCGCACCGGCAACCACTTTCCGGACGCCGCGCCCCGCAATCTCTACCGCACGGCCGACGGCGGCTGGATCGCGATCTCCGCCACCAGTCAGCGGGTCTTCGAACGGCTGGCCGCGGCGATCGGCCGGCCGGGGCTGGTCGACGATCCGCGGTTTCGCGACAACCCCGCCCGCGTCCGCCACCACGAAGCCCTGGACGCGATCCTCGCCGAATGGTTCGGCGCCCATCCCGAAGCGGAGGCTCTCGCGCAGCTCGAATATGCCGGCGCGGTCGCGGGCCCGGTGTACGACGTGCCGCGGATTGTCGACGACCCCCACTACGCCGCGCGCGAGGACATCGCGACGGTGCACGACCCCGACGCGGGAGAGCTTCGCATGCCCGGCGTGGTGCCGAAGTTCTCGGACACCCCCGGGGCGGTGCGGCACACCGGTCCGGCGCTCGGCGCGCACAACGGTGAGGTCTACGGCGGCCGGCTCGGGCTCGACGCCGCGGAGATCGAACGGCTCCGCGCCGACGGGGTCGTCTGA